The Fibrobacterota bacterium genome window below encodes:
- a CDS encoding GNAT family N-acetyltransferase encodes MITDEKNTKHYGRGDGYDRLRPLTDDTVPDVKVLIADSVLEFYGDLEFLPKDRDGLLLHYERTGYLRDLDDHATVYGPGDGVFLVLYQDGAVIGCGGLRRLAGMDAELVRLWLRRDRRKLGFGRMVFERLLREAAALGYARIFLDTSHRCKDAVRLFRRNGFVDCAPYKESIGEVFMCRGIGNFTPKPNPAPCAPCLPGFPA; translated from the coding sequence ATGATAACGGATGAAAAGAATACCAAGCATTACGGCCGGGGCGATGGCTACGATCGATTGCGGCCGCTCACCGATGATACCGTACCGGACGTGAAAGTCCTGATCGCCGACTCCGTGCTGGAATTCTACGGCGATCTCGAATTCCTTCCGAAGGACCGGGATGGTTTGCTGCTCCATTATGAACGAACGGGCTATCTGCGCGATCTCGACGATCATGCTACGGTATACGGGCCCGGAGACGGCGTATTCCTGGTCCTTTACCAGGACGGAGCGGTGATCGGATGCGGGGGCTTGCGCCGCCTAGCGGGAATGGATGCGGAACTGGTGCGGTTATGGCTCAGGCGGGATCGCCGCAAGTTGGGATTTGGCCGGATGGTTTTCGAGCGGTTGCTGCGGGAGGCTGCCGCGCTTGGATATGCGCGCATCTTTCTCGACACCTCGCATCGCTGCAAGGACGCTGTTCGGCTGTTCCGCAGGAACGGCTTCGTCGATTGCGCTCCGTACAAAGAGAGCATCGGCGAGGTATTCATGTGCCGGGGAATCGGGAATTTCACGCCGAAACCGAATCCAGCACCATGCGCACCTTGCTTACCAGGTTTTCCGGCGTGA
- a CDS encoding PAS domain S-box protein: MEKPGRPDPIPLLLISIDPIKLEALTRAMREESPEITAVNDLGEALGKIASSRFAMIILDLELPGADPLSSVEKIRNAPGSDATPIVVINSSKPDESEVRRGYGLGIVDFLYLPLDAPSFSPRIRMLAQVFREGLAIREQEASMRRETSELRKSVDEGSARVKRVEEDSRLVYENIVDYAIFMLDPDGKISSWNPGAARVLGYPEEEILGRDVRILFTPEDLAAGESEKEIKSALDAGRAEDERWHVRKDGSRFWASGILTRVLDHDGKLRGYIKIMRDQTERQMAREKLQQSEERNRRLVEEIQDYAIVLLDPEGRVMTWNKGFERILGYEAAEILGQSVSIIYTPEDRALGKLAQELKTAVEQGRNKDSGWRVRKDGTYVWSEEIISPIRRDDGALTGFTKVIRDITLQKEVEEARASQVRYLEGMDGISSVLELNLDMEQVLQLAVEKINAIFGGDAAFLIHPLSRNTARFRLPYVAVKRAAGKGPLSRPAGPPSGPGGAGIVDGAPMNSGFASALHFSSEPILIDRDNPIPGLEPCLSGSGGSLAAILIRPKIGEPWALSVVHCAERAPWPANDLRLFKDIGLRLAGVLDNLLLHRNLKQAEEEVRRSRDQLDVILQGIADAILVYSPSGALVFSNQAAARMLEYPAQPTERRDEMRLEESLRRMEIMDESGKPMPPEQTPLRQALKGLETPPTLLRYRLGSEGQERWLITRAKPILDNAGRVRMVISISQDTTELRKAEEQFRQSQKMEAVGRLAGGVAHDFNNLLTAINGYADLLLGMMEREDSRRSYLEEIRKAGDRAASLTNQLLVYSRRQILSPRAVNLNDVASQMETMLRRLIGEDIEFQVRLDGEIDTIKADPGQIEQVILNLVVNARDAMPKGGLLSLETHQVDMADEPGCLNEPAIAGQYVRLTVRDTGVGMEDSVKSRLFEPFFTTKKTGHGTGLGLSTVYGIVRQSGGCIGVESEKGKGTAFKVYFPAAGIVNGEKKIEESGGTGSDMSGTETILIAEDDFAVRSLVRDILKSHGYRVLEAGNGVEALEAANEYPGKIDLLLTDVIMAQMGGRELTDRMKLIRPDLKTIYMSGYTDDAVVRHGVFTKTEAFLQKPFTPENLVSKVRMVLDSVSA, from the coding sequence ATGGAAAAGCCCGGCCGCCCCGATCCCATCCCTCTGCTTTTGATCAGCATCGACCCGATCAAGCTGGAAGCCCTGACCCGGGCCATGCGGGAGGAATCCCCGGAGATCACCGCGGTTAACGATCTGGGCGAGGCCCTCGGGAAGATAGCGAGCTCCCGCTTCGCCATGATCATCCTGGACCTGGAATTGCCCGGCGCGGATCCGCTCTCGTCCGTGGAAAAGATCAGGAACGCCCCCGGCTCCGATGCCACTCCCATCGTCGTCATCAACTCTTCCAAGCCCGATGAATCCGAGGTGCGCCGCGGTTACGGGCTCGGCATCGTCGATTTCCTGTATCTCCCCCTGGACGCGCCGTCCTTCTCGCCCCGTATCCGGATGCTGGCGCAGGTATTCCGGGAAGGCCTGGCCATCCGGGAGCAAGAGGCGTCCATGCGCCGGGAAACCAGCGAGTTGCGGAAGAGCGTGGACGAAGGGAGCGCCCGCGTGAAGCGGGTCGAAGAGGATTCGCGTCTGGTCTACGAGAATATCGTGGACTACGCCATCTTCATGCTGGACCCGGACGGGAAGATTTCCAGTTGGAATCCGGGCGCGGCCCGGGTGCTGGGCTATCCCGAAGAGGAAATCCTGGGCCGCGACGTCAGAATCCTGTTTACCCCTGAGGATCTCGCGGCGGGCGAATCCGAGAAGGAAATCAAATCGGCCCTGGACGCGGGCCGCGCGGAGGATGAACGTTGGCACGTCCGGAAGGATGGTTCGCGTTTCTGGGCCTCGGGAATCCTGACGCGGGTCCTGGACCACGATGGGAAGTTGCGCGGGTACATCAAAATCATGCGCGACCAGACCGAGCGCCAGATGGCCCGGGAGAAGCTGCAACAGAGCGAGGAGCGTAACCGCCGGCTGGTCGAGGAAATCCAGGACTACGCCATCGTCCTGCTCGATCCGGAAGGCCGCGTCATGACCTGGAACAAGGGCTTCGAACGGATCCTCGGTTATGAAGCGGCGGAGATACTGGGCCAGAGCGTCTCGATCATCTACACCCCCGAGGACCGGGCCCTGGGAAAACTCGCGCAAGAACTGAAGACGGCCGTGGAGCAAGGCCGCAACAAGGACTCCGGCTGGCGCGTGCGTAAGGATGGAACCTACGTGTGGAGCGAAGAAATCATCTCCCCCATCCGGAGGGATGACGGCGCCCTGACGGGTTTCACCAAGGTCATCCGCGACATCACCCTGCAGAAGGAAGTCGAGGAGGCGCGGGCCTCCCAGGTGCGCTACCTGGAGGGGATGGACGGCATTTCCTCCGTGCTGGAATTGAACCTGGATATGGAGCAAGTGCTGCAACTGGCCGTGGAAAAGATCAACGCCATATTCGGGGGGGATGCGGCCTTTCTCATCCATCCGCTTTCCCGGAATACGGCGCGTTTCCGACTTCCCTATGTCGCCGTTAAAAGGGCCGCCGGCAAAGGGCCGCTGTCAAGGCCAGCGGGGCCGCCATCAGGGCCTGGGGGCGCGGGAATCGTCGACGGCGCCCCCATGAATTCCGGATTCGCTTCCGCGCTGCATTTCTCTTCCGAACCCATCCTCATCGATCGGGATAACCCTATACCCGGACTGGAACCTTGCCTATCCGGATCCGGCGGTTCGCTTGCCGCCATCTTGATCCGCCCGAAAATAGGGGAGCCTTGGGCCCTTTCCGTCGTCCATTGCGCGGAGAGAGCGCCTTGGCCCGCGAACGATCTCCGACTGTTCAAGGACATCGGCCTCCGCCTGGCCGGCGTGCTGGATAACCTCCTCCTCCATCGTAACCTGAAGCAGGCGGAAGAAGAAGTCCGCCGATCCCGGGATCAGCTCGACGTGATCCTACAAGGGATAGCGGATGCGATCCTGGTTTATTCGCCATCCGGAGCGCTGGTTTTCTCCAACCAGGCCGCGGCGCGCATGCTGGAATACCCGGCGCAGCCCACCGAACGGCGGGATGAAATGCGTTTGGAGGAATCCCTGCGGCGGATGGAGATCATGGACGAAAGCGGCAAGCCGATGCCTCCGGAGCAGACGCCTTTGCGCCAAGCCTTGAAAGGGCTGGAAACCCCTCCCACCTTATTGCGGTACCGCCTGGGAAGCGAAGGCCAGGAGCGTTGGCTGATCACCCGGGCCAAACCCATCCTGGACAATGCCGGCAGGGTGCGTATGGTCATTTCCATCTCCCAGGATACGACCGAATTGCGCAAGGCGGAGGAGCAGTTCCGCCAGTCGCAGAAGATGGAGGCGGTGGGCCGGCTCGCCGGCGGCGTCGCCCATGATTTCAACAACCTGCTCACCGCCATCAACGGATACGCCGACCTGCTGCTCGGCATGATGGAAAGGGAGGATTCGCGGCGGTCCTACCTGGAGGAAATCCGCAAGGCCGGCGATCGGGCGGCGTCCCTCACCAACCAACTGCTGGTCTACAGCCGCAGGCAAATCCTCTCCCCCAGGGCCGTCAATCTCAACGACGTCGCGTCCCAGATGGAAACGATGCTACGCAGGCTCATCGGCGAGGATATCGAATTCCAGGTCCGGCTGGACGGCGAAATCGATACCATCAAGGCGGATCCCGGGCAGATCGAGCAAGTGATCCTGAACCTGGTCGTGAATGCCCGCGATGCCATGCCCAAAGGCGGCCTGCTTTCCCTGGAGACGCATCAGGTCGACATGGCGGACGAGCCCGGGTGCCTTAACGAACCCGCCATAGCCGGCCAATACGTGCGATTGACCGTCCGTGACACGGGCGTGGGCATGGAGGATTCGGTCAAGAGCCGCCTCTTCGAACCCTTCTTCACGACCAAGAAAACGGGTCATGGGACGGGCCTGGGGCTTTCCACCGTCTACGGAATCGTGCGCCAGAGCGGCGGATGCATCGGGGTGGAAAGCGAGAAAGGCAAAGGCACTGCTTTCAAGGTGTATTTCCCGGCCGCCGGGATCGTGAACGGCGAAAAGAAAATCGAGGAAAGCGGGGGGACGGGATCCGATATGTCCGGTACGGAAACCATCCTGATCGCGGAGGACGATTTCGCCGTGCGCAGCCTCGTCAGGGATATCCTCAAGTCCCACGGATACCGCGTGCTGGAAGCGGGCAATGGCGTGGAGGCTTTGGAGGCCGCCAATGAATACCCGGGGAAGATCGATCTTCTGTTGACGGACGTGATCATGGCCCAGATGGGGGGACGCGAACTCACCGATCGGATGAAGCTCATCCGCCCCGACCTGAAAACCATCTACATGTCGGGATACACGGATGACGCCGTCGTCCGGCACGGGGTCTTCACGAAGACGGAGGCATTCCTGCAAAAGCCGTTCACGCCGGAAAACCTGGTAAGCAAGGTGCGCATGGTGCTGGATTCGGTTTCGGCGTGA
- a CDS encoding DUF72 domain-containing protein produces the protein MLPQGQGGSSRVPQVRSAAGEAGKPGAGEPGAGKPGAGKPGAWKPQDIPPDLSALGLRVGTGGYSFDDWDGRFYPPAAKARLPFYQLYFSFLELNHTFYQEPLLQQFAELERRSKVGMMYSVKVHRDVSHKGTWDAEEGRSLMRRHAAAVSPLAESGRFYSFLIQLDEGMERGRKALDYLLAAGSAAVSEGLDVHIEFRNRTWHQEAVLQALKDAGIGICNTDLPQLPHMFPLRAYATSSKAYVRYCGRNLGAWRPDGHGAGGSPAERSRARNARYDYLYSPRELGELATGLEAMRKKTDTVAAVFKNHVGAKAAYNALELGRLLAGRGGGIGR, from the coding sequence GTGTTACCCCAGGGCCAGGGTGGATCCTCCAGGGTCCCCCAGGTACGCTCTGCCGCGGGAGAGGCCGGGAAGCCCGGGGCCGGGGAGCCGGGGGCCGGGAAGCCGGGGGCCGGGAAGCCCGGGGCCTGGAAGCCGCAGGACATCCCGCCCGATCTTTCCGCCTTGGGGTTGCGCGTGGGCACGGGCGGCTACTCCTTCGACGATTGGGACGGGCGCTTCTACCCTCCCGCAGCCAAGGCGCGCCTGCCTTTCTACCAGCTTTATTTCTCCTTCCTCGAGCTCAACCACACCTTTTACCAGGAACCGCTCTTGCAGCAGTTCGCCGAACTGGAGCGGCGCAGCAAGGTGGGCATGATGTATTCGGTCAAGGTCCATCGGGACGTGTCCCATAAAGGCACGTGGGACGCGGAAGAGGGCCGCTCCCTAATGCGGCGCCATGCGGCCGCGGTCTCGCCCTTGGCCGAGAGCGGCCGCTTCTATTCCTTCCTGATCCAATTGGACGAAGGCATGGAACGCGGGCGCAAGGCGCTCGATTACCTGCTGGCGGCGGGCTCGGCCGCCGTGTCCGAGGGGCTGGACGTGCATATCGAGTTCCGCAACCGCACTTGGCACCAGGAAGCGGTGCTGCAAGCCCTGAAGGATGCCGGCATCGGCATCTGCAATACCGACCTTCCGCAATTACCCCACATGTTCCCCCTGCGGGCCTATGCCACATCCTCCAAGGCCTACGTGCGCTATTGCGGCCGCAATCTGGGGGCCTGGCGGCCCGACGGCCATGGCGCCGGAGGTTCGCCGGCGGAGCGATCGCGCGCCCGCAACGCGCGCTACGATTACCTCTATTCGCCGCGCGAACTGGGGGAACTGGCCACGGGCCTGGAGGCGATGCGCAAGAAGACGGATACGGTGGCCGCGGTATTCAAGAACCACGTAGGGGCGAAGGCCGCCTACAATGCCTTGGAGCTGGGCCGCCTGCTGGCGGGGCGCGGCGGCGGTATCGGCCGGTAA
- the map gene encoding type I methionyl aminopeptidase codes for MTVRNRFDIEALRRVGQVVAETLELMKAAMEEGIETRELDAIAARNFARHGAVSAPRKTYRFPGETCISVNEAIAHGIPGGRRIRKGDLINLDVSAELDGYYADTGYTVAFESDDEELAKLCDCSRRALRKAIAQARPGRKLSHIGRAIENEARANGFAVIRNLTGHGTGGALHEYPDEIRNYYDPRQQGALAKGMVVAIETFVSTGAEWAEETGDGWTLTTEDGSRVAQYEHTLIVTEGEPIITTRLGG; via the coding sequence ATGACCGTACGCAACCGATTCGACATCGAAGCCTTGCGCCGCGTGGGCCAGGTGGTAGCCGAGACCTTGGAGCTCATGAAGGCCGCCATGGAGGAAGGCATCGAGACGCGCGAGTTGGACGCCATCGCCGCGCGCAACTTCGCCCGGCACGGCGCCGTCTCGGCCCCGCGCAAGACCTACCGATTCCCGGGCGAAACCTGCATCAGCGTCAACGAAGCCATCGCCCACGGCATCCCCGGCGGGCGCCGCATCCGCAAGGGCGATCTGATCAACCTCGACGTCTCCGCCGAGTTGGACGGCTATTACGCGGACACCGGCTACACCGTGGCCTTCGAGAGCGACGACGAAGAGTTGGCGAAGCTGTGCGATTGCTCCCGGCGGGCCTTGCGCAAGGCCATCGCCCAGGCGCGGCCCGGTAGAAAGCTGAGCCATATCGGCCGCGCCATCGAGAACGAGGCGCGCGCGAACGGCTTCGCCGTGATCCGCAACCTGACCGGCCATGGGACGGGCGGCGCGCTCCACGAATACCCGGATGAGATCCGCAACTATTACGATCCGCGCCAGCAAGGCGCCTTGGCCAAGGGCATGGTGGTGGCGATCGAAACCTTCGTATCGACCGGGGCGGAATGGGCCGAGGAAACCGGCGACGGCTGGACCTTGACCACGGAGGACGGCAGCCGCGTGGCCCAGTACGAACACACCCTCATCGTCACCGAAGGGGAGCCGATCATCACCACCAGGCTCGGCGGCTAA